One window from the genome of Nicotiana sylvestris chromosome 9, ASM39365v2, whole genome shotgun sequence encodes:
- the LOC138878055 gene encoding uncharacterized protein has translation MFDGTSDPKVHLRTCCDKLMGVRKDERIRMKLFMRSFIGDALSWYISQNPKKWANWVSMASDFMDQFRFNTENAPDVFYIQNLKKKPTETFHEYATWWRSEVAKVRPALDEEQMNRFFVRAHDPQYYERLMVIKNHKFSNIIKLGERIEEGIKSGMVTNFEALQATNKKLQSGGISKKKEVGAKEAAPNFRNNPLPDHRGERINVIETDEEWDPDGSIGPLKEGDDPKKPAITFNPIVVQVQLLVEVEVTASVPFEVEVTPPAATPIPFEVEVATPFTLTIATTPPFKSNAIPWDYVSEARRKGKIKTEKSGAAQGMTRIGRVYTLENLGGSSKKAATKQHVIETGLDGLWRKIQAREYSSVDHLNKTPTQISILSLLQNSEAYKSTLMEVLNEAYLPNNITSVEMANMVGQGPNRWGFKPQHLSIDYSKKVGQRFYEIRARSMHVKAFDGSQRDTIGEINLCLQMGPTWFDVEFQEEALVGLRNLFLEDETIDCNVIAEEEEEEGLTIQTVEKGSVLRNWTATPSRARQVPGLLGN, from the exons atgtttgacggaacgagtgatcccaaggttcatttgagaacttgTTGTGACAAGCTCATGGGGgtcagaaaagatgaaaggattcgaatgaagctcttcatgagaagttTTATTGGAGATGCcctgtcctggtacataagccagaatcctaagaaatgggccaattgggtgagcatggcatcagaTTTTATGGACCAGTTCAGGTTTAATacggagaatgcaccagatgtcttctatatccaaaacctaaagaagaagccaactgagaccttccacgagtatgctacttgGTGGAGGTCGGAAGTAGCAAAGGTCAGACCAGCAttagacgaggaacagatgaacaggttctttgtcagggcacatgacccacagtattatgaaaggctaatggtcatCAAGAATCATAAGTTCTctaatatcatcaaactcggggaaaggattgaagaaggtattaaaagcgggatggtgacaaattttgaggcactgcaggCCACGAACAAAAAAttgcaatcaggtggcatatcaaagaagaaagaagtgggg GCGAAGGAAGCTGCACCCAACTTCCGCAACAATCCTCTTCCAGATCATAGGGGCGAAAGGATtaatgtgatagaaactgatgagGAGTGGGATCCCGATGGATCAATTGGACCTCTCAAAGAGGGTGACGATCCTAAGAAGCCCGCAATCACTTTCAATCCCATTGTGGTCCAGGTACAGCTACTAGTggaggttgaggtaactgcatcagttccatttgaggtagaagtaacaCCACCTGCAGCCACACctattccatttgaggtagaagtggccacacctttcacactGACAATAGCAACCACACCCCCTTTCAAGTCCAACgctataccttgggattacgtttCCGAAgctaggagaaagggaaaaataaAGACGGAAAAATCTGGTGCCGCACAGGGAATGACCAGAATTGGAAGGGTCTATACACTCGAaaatttgggaggatcaagcaagAAGGCTGCTACCAAACAACATGTCATTGAAACTGGACTAGACggtctttggaggaaaatacaagcaagAGAATACTCAAGCGTCGATCATTTAAACAAGACTCCTAcccagatatccatcctgtcGCTATTGCAAAATTCGGAAGCGTATAAGAGTACTCTGATGgaggtgttgaatgaagcttatctgcccaacaatatcactagtgtagagatggccaacatggtagggcaa ggtcctaatagatgggggttcaagcctcaacatttgtccattgattACTCTAAAAAGGTTGGGCAAAGATTCTATGAGATACGAGCAAGGAGTATGCacgtgaaagcatttgatggatCTCAAAGGGACACGATTGGAGAAATTAacctttgtctgcagatgggaccaacttggttcgatgttgagttcCAA GAAGAAGCTTTGGTTGGGTTGagaaatttgttcctagaagacgagACTATAGATTGCAATGTGATAgctgaggaggaggaggaagaaggcctcaccattcagactgtggagaagggatctgttctcaggaattggaccgccacaccatcccgagcccgccaaGTTCCTGGGTTGCTTGGCAATTAG